The nucleotide window GGCGCCTCATTGCTTCAACCTCACGTTTGCCTCCACCACCTAGCCGACTTACCGCCTCGAGTCCTTTTCTAAGACCACAGATCACAAATACTGACACATGTGCTATAGGAAATACTTTTcatttctaaattataagacatttaatatttttagatgcatagcttttgctatgtatttagatgTACATCATGTCTAGACATATAGTGAAAACAAcgtattaaaaaaaataaaacatcttttttACGAGGAAGCCAaaatataatttggaatggagaaaaTGTATATGTAAAAGATATTTATCATTTTAGGGTACACCATTATAGTGCAGTCAGCACGTGATGGGTGAAATGAGAGTCGTAGTCACACACACGCCGACGGGATTTGATCTGAGAACCACCTAATCGGCTCTAGTCACAcacacgccgccgccgatggACGGCAGGCCGGCAGGTGTACAACGCCCACACGACACGTAAAAACACATCAGCAACGTTTGATGGGTGCCCCAAAAAATAGAGGGAAAAAATACTCTGAAGGTAAGGCAAGCTGACAATGCAATTATGCAAAGGGAATCTCTCGTCATCCATGTCGTCAGTCAGGGTCCTAGCCCGACCCTTAGTTAGATACTGTACGTTTTATTTTATGTTTGGCGGCCTAGCTGTTCGGCTGCCGCGCACAAACGGCATCAGATGGAGTCCAAGTCAAGGCGGCTGCCGTCcggtcgacgtcgacgtccgtaGCGGCAGCACGATGAGTCGAGCCGTCCGGTCGACGTCGAAGTCGAGTACCAGGACGTGTTTAAAGTTTCCCCGCGGTTGCCTCTGCTTCGCTCGTTGGTTAGGGTCCAGTCAATCAAACCAATCCGCTCAGCCAGCAGAAGATGACCGGCTCGAGCGTTCACCTGGCAGGCTGGCACTGGCACATCATGCCGCCCGGCGAGGCCGAGGTCCGTACGCAGTGTGATCACGTCTCACACGCCCAGCTCCCGGATCGGACAAGCGAGCATCGAACACGTGCGCCGGCACTTGCAGGAGTAGTGATGAGCTAATGACAGAGCCGCCAACCGCGGACCCAGATCACCCTTGCCGGAGGAGGTGGCAAGGGTTCAGCCGTTCAGGCCCAGTCACGCGATCCAAGCACGATCTGCTGAACCAGCCAGGGCGAGCCAGAGCTCGTGTCCGAGAACGGATAGACACGGGAAGCGATATCCGACGAAATCCGACCCACCTGCTCAGATGGCGGATTAGGGCTTCGGGTCAGGCATGGGGGCTCTGCACCTGATCTATTTCGGTTCTGGGCAGGGATGATGGTGATCGTCTACCAAACGAAGGCCCAGAGTCCCAGCGATCTGGACACTCGTCTACAGATATGCAACGCGCCAGCGCAGAAGACCAATGTGTCCATGTAGCAGCACACTGAGAGACCCGACAGGCCCACAACATAGTCCCGTCAGTCAACGAAATAACCAGGGAgtcagggagagggagaggagtgtTAATATTAAGAAAAAACAGGAAGAAGAGCGAATGTACGGGATTATGTGAAGTTTAACATATTGCAGGCTCCTATAGTCCTATGCAAGGGCTTCACATACTTATCCATTAGTTTAGCCAGTCTCACACAATTGCTAGCTTATAACAGTACAACGGGCAAAGTGGTATGCTATTCATCAGTGCAGAGTTTACACACAACTGGCATAAGAGCTGTTTGCTTGTCAGACGTTCAGCACTAGCCAAACATCTGTACGACTGTATCCTTCATAAGGCCACTTCAAGCACCTACATTACATCGAAGTAAACATCTCCATTCGTTCTCCATTCTGGGAAATAAGGGGGTCCAGGATGCTGATCCATGTACTGTAGTCGATAGGCGAGCCACCCCCAGGCTGAAGGAAACCATTCACAAAGAAGAATGGTGCGCCATAAACTCCCCTCGTGCACCCATACTGAAGCAGAACAAAGCATCGTTCAGGATAATTTCATCAGAGGTGAGCAAACTCAGGGTAGATATTTAGAATTCCCAATGCATCACTTGGTGCAACAGGGAAAGCTAACCTTGAAAGAAACTCTCGCTGCCGAATCTGTCTTCGTGTCGCTGAAGCCTGACAGGAACTCAGATACTGAATTACCAACAGTCTGCGCAGCCATCTTCGACATTTCTACAGCTACAGAAGGGCTTGAGAGCGATGATGTGGCAGAATTGTAGAACTTTTCCTGTTTGTGTTTTATCAATAAGGCAATTAAACATTTCAGAGAAACTGTAACATGGTAAGCTGTAAGAAAGAGGACAGTATGCGTATGGCAAAGAAAGCTGTGTCAGTACAAATTGCTTTAGCAGCAATAATTTCTGCTGTCATAACTttgataaagggcgtacccagtgcagagagctcccgcactgtgcagggtctggggaagggtgttagtggcaagccttaccctcgcctgtgcaatgcgaggagaccgcgactcgaacctgggaccttaACTTTGATGAAAGCAAAAATGTTCTATGTTGCTCCCTAAGGTCCAGTTTGGAAAAAGGGGAATTGGGATCCAAATCCTTAGGATCTGTTAGAACTTAACGCTATAATTGCCTGGAGCAACCCCCTTCCCCTAAAAAAGGGCTAAAGAAATTTTGCTTTCTAAAAAAAAGCAGGAATCTCTTTATAAAAAAAATGGGGTAGATATTATAGTAACACATTTCACTGAACATAACTGAGATTTAGTAAAAAAAAAGTCCATCCCCTACTAGAATAGAATTCAGAACTCACTGATAATAAAAGAGAGCTCAATTGGCACATAAAAAGGATAATCAAGCAACGATATATTGTAATGGGGAATGTGGTGGACCTGGTTCTTGAAGAACAGCTCCAGCAATGGATATGTTGATGATGAATTCAACTTGTTAGCTATGTAAAGCGCACGGCAGGCATGGAAGGCATATGTGTGGTATCTGTAGTTGAACAGAGGAAGAAAATGTATGAATCAGTAGTCAGGAACTTACTAATAGAAAAGTCAAGAGCGAACAGTTTTATAGTTGAAAAGTCCATAACATGAAGCACTTTCAGTATACAAATTGTACTGCCAACGAAAAAAGAAAGTCTGCAACCGAGCATAGAGAAGCAACTGTAACACCTGGCACCTGGAAGAATTCACGGGACCATGTATGGGCCCGATTTAGTAAAGAAAAACAATTGACATGAGAGAGCGTGAGATGCAATCATTGGCTCTAAATAGCACCATCCCATTATAAAAGTGGAACACCCACTTGATTCTGCAATTGCAAGGTTCTGTTTTAGCAAATAGCAAGCTTAACTATTGAtctcgcgtgcccttaaacccgtcttgatccacttcttttttcatccggaacagatTCCTCTAGATTCCTcaaaaattcctccaagcgaacggggccattgtttAGTTAACCAATTAGTGGGAACTGGGAATAGTTTTAAGCAACTGAGTCCAGGGGCCAACCAATTGCAGAAAAGGCGCTACCACAATACTTTGTTATGTGTAACTAATTACATAGCGCCTACTAAAATGCTTTACTTTCTTGCGAGCCAATGAAACAGTACATCTCCAAATACAGTATATAGCATTAACAGTATGAATCACACCCAACCAAACGGGAATATATGGAAACAAACAACACGAATGAGAAACAGACTGGTTTGCtgtcataattttccaccctaaggccttgtttggatgtagtcggattcccatccacatgtgttggggtggattggagtggaacttAACCTAAATTCCACCTCAATAcaccccaacacatgtggattgaggtgaatcggataacatccaaacaaggcctaaagcgGCATCATAGTGACACCAGCACCAAATCAGGGACATCCAGCCTGAACCAGAGGATCCTCACGAACTTGCCCTTTTTGAGAACTGCTAAGTTAATTACCCCAATTTCGTAGTGAGAAATCTCAGATTCGCCAGTTTAATCAGTGCAACGGGCTTTAGTGAGACTACTCAGCTACTTCAGCTAATCAATGTGACTATGAGATTGTCCACTGATCAAAACCCACTAAAATTTCATCGCTGTGGAAAAGTTTCTCCCGATAGGCCCTGAAAGACAGATACCATGTTAGAGTAAGCGCCCGTGCTTACGGTAGCGGGAAGGGGTGGACGATGAGTGAGACCCGCGGCGCGTATCGCTCGACGGCGAGCTTGAGCGGCTGCCAGGAGTCGCGGCTGTCGGGGCAGAGCGGGTCGAGGAAGGCCTCGACGAGGACGGCGTCCTTCCAGGCCgtcgcggcgccgccgccgtaggCGAAGCCGTCGTACCGCGGCGGGACGGAGGCCTGCGCCTGCAGGAAGAGGaggtagtaggagcaggaggccgCAACGGCCGCGAGGAGGAGCAGGCGCCTGAGCAGCGGCGCGCGCGGGGGCCTCGCCATCTGCGTGTGCCTCTCGATCGATCCTGGAACTGGGAGCAAGGAAGTCGCCGCTGGGTCTGGCACTCTGGCTGGTCCCGGAAATGGGGAGAGGAGGAAGAGCGACGCCGATAGTGATCGTGGAATCCGAGATCTTTTTCTTGTCTTCACCCTTTGCTTGCGTTCCGATTAGGGCCCATATACAGTCGAGGTGTAGTGGATATGAAGTTTAGGCCCAACCCACCAGATACGAGTGCGATGGCCGGGCCTTTTTCTTGGACCACGTCGTCTGTATTCCGTGTGCAGCCGAGAAAGCAACGCCGCCCAGCCTCCTGTGTGTGTGATCACAGCTTTGGCGTGAGCCGTGAGAGAAACAAACGGATGTGGGAAGAGTGCGGCGGAGCAGCACTACTCATTAGCtggagcagcagccagcagccggcTGGAGTACAAAACTGTGCGCGCGCGACGCGACCGATCGGAGTAGGGGGCAGCTCTCCTGCCGGCGTGCACTGGCGCGGCGTAGGGGTGCGCGCAGCGAGGCCTGACCGCGCCTGCATCCCTCTTCCCCGTTTCACGAATCAGcaccaggcaggcaggcagcagcTGCCTGCTGGCGCTGGAGACGCACGGTGCCGTGCGGCAGGCAGGTAGACCGCGCGGCGCGCGCGTGGGCCACGGCAGGCGGCGACAGCGGTCACGGCCTCGTTCGTGCTCACGCACGCACCAGAAGTCCAGAAGAGAGGACACGAGCAGGAGCAGCCGTAGCCCGTCGGCATACTGGCAGGCGACGCGACTACAGTCGAGGAGTAGGCATACGTACTGGTAAACAAGTGCAGGAAAAGTGGCGACGAGCAGTGTGGCTTGAAACGTTGGTCTGCTCTCGGGATGTGGCAATGGCAGGCAGGCCTTTGCGTGGAGGGGACGCCGGAGCCGGAGTGGACGACTCCCTTCGCCCCGTGCGCCCTTTCCTTTCGCCGCTTCGCGTTGTTTCGCCATACGGAGGCAGGCCGGACCGCCGGAAGGCAAACAGAGACTGCTGAGTTAAAAAACGGTGGTCCGTAGATACGTGCTCTGCATCTGCTCCCGTCCAGCTGCAGTAAATAACGAATCAACGGATCAGAGATTTGCTCTTGAATCGAACCAAACGGAAAGGCACGCAGGTGGCGTACCGTACAGACTACAGACAGACACACGCAACAGTAGCAAACATTGACACTCGTCAGTGCAGATAATAGTGGAGTACTTAACAATAAAGCACGTGGCTTCCGTCGTGCACCTGACGGGCGAGTAATAAAAAACTTTCTTCGTACGCGTACGCCCAGCGCAGCAGGGGTTGTGGAGCAGAACAGAGCAGCGCTATCCAAGGTCAAAGTTTCGCTTTGGAACGTCGCGTGTCACTAGGGGCACGCAGTGAGGTGGACTATCCTCGCTGACGCATGAATATCAGGAGTACCACAGTGCAGCATTTTTTTTTCTGGCTACTAGTATTGCTCCGGTAACCCCTTGTGCAGCTAGCAAAATTCATGACCACTGGATGTGGATGACGAGAACCGAGAACGAGTTGCAAAGACACACAGACGATTTTCGGGCTCGCGGCTCCACAAAACCCGGGCCTGCGCCCCCGCGCACGTTGCCAACCATCCGCTGCCCTGCCGGCTGCCGCGGATAAAAAACAGGGAAGAGACACCCGTCGCCCTTGTAACTTGGGCTCGCCGGACTAAACAACTCCGCCACAAGCACCAGGCCCAGCTGTTAACGCTCCCGAGACACGGCTAACAAGGCGGGCTACCGCAAACAAACCGAAGCCATGAGCAAATTGAGCAAGGTCCGGGACCCCGCGGAGAACACAataagggtgcgtttagatcaaaaaattttggattttggctcactgtagcatttcgtttgtatttgataattagtatctaattatggactaattaggttcaaaagtttcgtctcgcgatttctcgaccaactgtgtaattagtttttttttcgtctatatttagtactccatgcatgtgccgcaagattcgatgtgacaattactatgcaaaattttttggcagcTAAACGGGGCCTAATTGGCCAGAAATGGGCTGCCGCCGTGCCGCGCCCGCTCGATCTCTGCTCTTTGCCCGCCCCCGTGACGCGCACTGCTGCTGCACCCTCCTGCCGCAGCGTATCAAAAGGATGAAACGAACCGCAGCGCAATGatggggggtggggtggggggccgCAGGAAGCCGCGGCCGGCCGGCGAGCGAGCTGAGGCAGAAGCTCCATACAGTATTTTTCTGCCGCTGTGGCAGCGCAATGATCCACGGCCACTGTGCTACCTGAAACGATGAAACCATTGCGATCTTTCCTGCCGTCAATCGGTTGATGGGTTCAACGTGGGCGGAAGTGTGGGAGCCGGCGCCGGCTCTGTACTTCGTCCTGTGCGAAATTCGTCCGTGGCGTCCAAAAACCATCGAGAGCCTGTTTCGGAAATTTTTTCCTTTTCCAACGTTTTTTTTTccgtgaaattgaactgattcttATAAAATTTCTGTGGAATTTCTATAAAATTACTACGTTCCAAATAGACCTCATGATTATTTCTCGTCAGATGGGGCAGAGGAACTCGGAATAGTATCATGTGCCGAGAGTTGGTTCAAATCAATCGGCTTCCTTGTGCTACCTACATTAATAGACAGTTAGTCATGCATCCACACAATTATCGAACATATTTGGCATGACTTAAGCTAAATTTCATCGGTCGTAACCACTCCCTCCGTCCATAAGGTCTCAGAGGCTTGCTAGAGTAGCTCGCCGTGGATCTGAGCTCCACCTCAGAGGCTTGCTAGAGTAGCTCGCCGTGGATCTGAGCTTCACCGAAGTTTCTGGTAGAGCTCATGTCGgtatttcgagtaaacaccaatgaataaatttgtattattgtgcgtctgactcggatggtgtgctaagagaacACGAGGATTATACTGcttcgggtagaatgtccctacgtccagttcgttgctgctgctcgtgttactagcactaaaaagtttatagtagggttacaaacgggcgagagagggacatgtcctaagTCTTTGATGGAAAGAACGAATGGGTGCCCAGAGCTTCGTCGCTAGTCGGCTGTGTGTTCGAGGTTCGATACTAGTGGTTCTGATCTGATCTGATGCGGTACGATCAGTTCTTGTGCGATGCGATGCGAtgcccccttagtggggtgccctgctttttcttttataggccaagggaaagcacgggttacaacgggagaaaagagaaaaacgagagagagaggaagtccttcagggtcgCCAGACCTTTCCTTTCCTTTGTGCGGGCCCCGTTGACATGGCCGGTGGTGACAGGGACAGCCCCACGTCGGACGCCTATCCGcctgatgatgccatgccctggcattGTCAGCGGATCGTGACGTCCCATCCCGCCATGCCGGGCGGCGCGGTGACCCAGCATGCTGATCAGCGAccatacagggagtaggcagcacaaTGACCACGCGTCCGTCACTGTGGGTGATGTGAGTCCCCTGAAATGACATGTTGTAGGGATGGGTCGTGTTGAGACGTggccgctccctgcacgatgatagaagtttgaccttggatcAGGAGCCGTGCcggagggatcgggtgaggcggagccagccctcagacatcgggcgaggcggagccagtcctcaaatgtcggacgaggcgaagctcgcccttagatgtcgggcgaggtagagcccgccctcaaacgtcgggcgagacagagccctccCTCggggatcgagcgaggcggagcctgccctccgatgttgggcgaggtggagcccacccttgggagtcgggcgaggcggagcctgccctcagacgttgaGCAAGATGGAGCCCGTcctcagacatcaggcgaggcggagcccgccctcgggggtcgagcgaggaggAGCTCGTCCTCacgcgtcgggcgaggcggagctagcggCCTCGGtatcggttggagctatagtcacatCCTTGATTGTCTGGATGGATTAGCATATGAcgaccattagcccctcctcttagggtaccctagtattggtccccgacagctCCATCACGAATCTAGACTAGTATACAATTGTAAAAGCATATTCAATAGGCACAATACAAAATAAAAAATGAACAAAGAAAAGGAAAGCATGGTTTCTTCTTCCTTCCGATAGGGAGGCTGGGCCCGACTCTCCCGCATGCATCCAACGCAGGAGAGAGTTATAATTTAAACAACAGCTCTATGCTTTTAGATGCATGTGTGTGGACACATGTCAGTGCATTAATGGTGGATACCCACGGTTGCTCCATGGCACTGGCTCCATTATTTTTTTCATACTAGAACGCCTCTAAGCTCAACTAAAGAGAGGCTAGAGGATTGCTATGCTTTGTAAttgagtgaatgaattagaaagATCACAGTTCTGACCATATTCATGCACAGTTAAGAAAACAAATCTAAAGCTTTTGCTATTTCTTCTCTAAATGTTGTGTGTGGATTAGGAGCCTACAATTTATCAAATACCAGCATAACACATGCCGGTATATTATAATGAAACATACAGTTTGCATCGTCTGTTCTAATACATCTTGAAATTAGACTATGTGCCATGACTGGATATATGTTGATTTAACCTATACAAGGTATTGATCGTGAAATCGTGAATCCAGGTAACAGATGGGATAGTAAAATAACTAGAACTCATATCTGTAATTCATCATACACTATATTACTTCTAGTAAAATTGGTTCGGACTCTGCTCAGTGGAATGAATGGATAAGTGGACCTAGGGGATTGAAGAACGAAAAGTTGGAGTAGAGAAATTTTAGCACTTAGGCATAGATGTTGATAAACCGGACGTATTTCTCGTATCTTTAGGACTGTTGACGGTCATAATTGCAAAACATAAACCATCAATTTAACCTGCATTTATCCTTAATCTTAATCACCAACATAGGATGGAGGTTTCAACTAATGGATTCCACAAGTTTTGATGAACATTTGTGTACAGGTTTATTTATTTAgaaaacatgacataaggacCCATTGTCATACACATCAAGTATATAAACCGACGTCAACAAATGTGCAAGCACGTATATTTGTGACCCTGGGGAATGGACCCACCTGTCTACAAGAAAGGtccaaatggctagagggggtgaatagcctatagaaatttctacaataacactatgcaaagcggttagacaaatatgaggcgaagcgaatgttgcgctagcctactaagaatgcaagccacctaccacaattctagttgatattgTCTATAAGCactcaaaggctatgtcactatactaaattagtgagctctcaaagactaactaaagaggctcactaaccactagacacgactcttgcttgccctcaaaactagctacactaaagggccAAGCTACATTAAAAAATGTAAATACGCAGGAAGGATGGAGTGTTATATCGCCATGTAGatgaatgagccaatcaccaaaggAACCAATTAAtcgcaagaatgaataccaatgaagaccaatcaccttagaatcaaatgatgatataatgattttttaccgaggttcacttgcttgctggcaagctagtcttcgttgtggtgattcactcacttagaggttcacgcgctaattggcatcacacgccaaaccctcaatagggtgccgcacaactaacataagatgaggatcacacaagccatgcacAATCCACTAGATTTGCCTTCGTGATCTCCCACGGAGAAGGCGTAAGAACACCTCACAAATGTCGATGATCGAAGCCGGCAATAATCATCAATAGCCACTCAACGATCCCccaatcaccgggccatctaggtgttggcaaacactaagagtaataagaaatccaCCAGCCCAAattgcccaactagtgccacaagatgctagaacactaagcaatgcactagtggctctccaatctcactcaagatgatgaaatcaagtgtgcaagtgagtggagtggtgtgctcagctctcaaagggtgtatgcagctgttagaagtgccgagagagtggccaaggccggccactagctctatttataaacccacaagcaaatagagccgttacccccttTGAGTAAGCTTTTGCGGGGTCACCGGACATGTCAGTGTGGCACTGGACATGGGGTGGCAGTGCCCCTCCAACGGTCATCCAATGGCTAGTTCGATGATCACAGCAGTGCCCAATTATAGAACCCCCACTCTCTGTTGAAAAGGGACGGTGCCACCGAACAGGGGTGGTGATGCCCCCGGCGGTGCACCGTCGCACCTAGGGCAGTGTACACCATCGCTGGTGGTGCCAGTCCTAGCTCCAGCCCTTCTCAGTCACATCTAGGtgggcactgccctaggggtggtggtgccactagacaaggggtggtggtgcccccctAGAACACCTCCCTCTTAGCTCCTCTGTCGgtcaccgccataggggtggcggtgcaccatcACAAGGGTGGCAGTGCCCTCGAGGCAGCAACACAAGCCTGGCTacacctccttttcttcaccttttcaccacctttacaaatgtgctaacactccaagtgtttcaccatcacgtgcaagtgtgttcgcattttcacaaacaatttttcaaaggttaatcacttctcaccgaatgtgcgctaggcctaaaatgcaatgtaagtatttcaacacctagtggcactagatgatcgagttgtccgataagagctccccccttaatagtatgacatcTATCCTAAATTTGATCACACATGCTAAGTGTCTCGaccaccaaaccaaaaagctcctattaagtttcacctttgccttgagctttttgtttttctctttcttcttttctaagtttaagcacttgatcatcatggtcaccacaccatcatcatgatcttcaccattgctccatcacttgaAATGGTTCTACCTATCtaatgatcactttgataaactaggttagcacttagggttttatcaattcaccaaaaccaaactagagctctcATGGGGTCAAACGGTGTCGGaagcggtgaaagctctagtttggttttggtgaattgatgaaaccctaaatgctaacctttgctctaagtgatcataagataggttagTACACATTCTAAGTGAAGGAGCAAATGGTTGAAGATCATGTTGGTGGCAAtgggcatggtgatgatcaagtacttaggcttggaaaaaaagaataagaaaaacaaaaggctcaaggcaaaggtataattgataggagctctttattttagtgatcaagacacctagtgggtgtgatcacatgtaggatagatagtcatactattaagaggggtgaaattcatcatgaaatgcggttatcaaagtgccactagatgttctaactcattgcatatgcacttagattctagtgagtgctaacacccttgaaaatatttgtgaaaagttgCCAACACACGTGCatatggtgatacacttggtggttggcacacttgagcaagggtggttgaaaggtccttgtttgattttggtaattgagtgataacctagttggactaattgtgtttaaagTGAGATACACatatgattagtccacatgtacatgtgtgtgagcaacatatgccatggaggtgaaaatggctcggagatgttgcaaagttcACACATGtgataaaggagctcattgcatatgggacatgacatggagtcatgtgacctaagtggagaagatcaagacaaggcttggctcaatggaccggttgcaagtgtgaagggcaagttgagtgatgacttggcgccgatggactgaggcaacggtgaagagcaagtgaagtcaagatcgatgaaccaatatggtcatgtgataatatgaagtggatcatatcatttggtgattggttggtgcatgtgttgcatcgacattagaggagatggaatggaatgcgtaaggcaaaggtataacctaggacatttcatttcatcaGTCATATGTGTTTAGAGAAGTGTATGACCGGGTTTTAGAtaaatggccgtactatcaagaggaccaaacttgtttgcatatcaatcatctagtgccacttgagtgatctaagtTTACATACATGTTAGGATCAAGTGGTGTTAaaaaagagtgctaatcctttgaaaaatggttgtgaaaagctaacacatgtgcataaggtggtgttcacttggtggtgttagcacttttgcaaaggagaagtcgaAAGATGAAAGGAGGCGAAGCTAGGCTCAGGGTGCTGCcctgggggcaccgccaccccatgtccAGTGCACCGCCACTCCTATGGTGGTGATCGGCTggaggaggccgagagggaggtgttgccctgggggcaccgccacccctagggcggtgcccacctggactTGGCCGAGAGCAGCTAAGAGTGGGCGGTCACCACCCTTACCGGTGTGCACCGCCATGGGGAGGGTGGTGGCACCGTTAGTGGGTGTCCGATGCACCATCGAGGGGGCACTGCCCCTTTTTACCTGACGGTTGCCAAAGTGGGTTGGTCGCCGCCTTGGTCACCGCTGTGGTGATGGCGGTGCATCGCCACTTTAATCTAGAGAGAGGGTGTTTCAAGTGGCTGGctaggtggtcaccgccacccctagggtggtgccatcACCACCTTGTCCTATGACCAATGACTAGTTGAAATAGCCATTGGAATTCAACCATTGGGTGGGCATCGCCGTGTCCGGTGCCAGGCACCGCAGTGTCTGTTGCCCTTGTAGAAACCAGCAGCTTTGCtctaatggctctatttggcttgggggctataaatagagatgGAGGTCAGGCTTGGGCTGATTGCTGAGCaaactagagccttggtggcttgtgtggtggtgtttgggagccctctaactcacttgtgcttgatagtgttcatccgatcgagtaagtgagtgattctagtgtgattgcatcataaggttgcatcgagtggcactaggtaattgagttgcaagccggtggtggttgttactcttggaggttgccaccttctagatggcttggtggcttatgACTTCGTTGAAGCATGTTAGAAGATTATACGGTGCTCTAGAGGAGGATTTGTGTggaggattgtgctcaccccaccgggattgtgaagagcaactc belongs to Miscanthus floridulus cultivar M001 chromosome 4, ASM1932011v1, whole genome shotgun sequence and includes:
- the LOC136550079 gene encoding uncharacterized protein, with translation MARPPRAPLLRRLLLLAAVAASCSYYLLFLQAQASVPPRYDGFAYGGGAATAWKDAVLVEAFLDPLCPDSRDSWQPLKLAVERYAPRVSLIVHPFPLPYHTYAFHACRALYIANKLNSSSTYPLLELFFKNQEKFYNSATSSLSSPSVAVEMSKMAAQTVGNSVSEFLSGFSDTKTDSAARVSFKYGCTRGVYGAPFFFVNGFLQPGGGSPIDYSTWISILDPLISQNGERMEMFTSM